A stretch of Elephas maximus indicus isolate mEleMax1 chromosome 20, mEleMax1 primary haplotype, whole genome shotgun sequence DNA encodes these proteins:
- the LOC126063557 gene encoding LOW QUALITY PROTEIN: GTP-binding nuclear protein Ran-like (The sequence of the model RefSeq protein was modified relative to this genomic sequence to represent the inferred CDS: inserted 1 base in 1 codon): MGPRDASRRTITMAAQGEPQVQFKLVLVGDGGTGKTTFVKRHLTGEFEKKYVATLGVEVHPLVFHPNRGPIKFNVXDTAGQEKFGGLRDGYYIQAQCAIIMCDVTSRVTYKNVPNWHRDLVQVCENIPVVLCGNKVDIKDRKVKAKSIVFHRKKNLQYYDISAKSNYNFEKPFLCLARKLIGDPNLEFVAMPALAPPEVVMDPALAAQYEHDLEVAQTTALPDEDDDL; the protein is encoded by the exons ATGGGGCCCAGAGACGCTTCTCGAAGGACCATCACGATGGCTGCCCAAGGAGAACCCCAAGTCCAGTTTAAACTCGTATTGGTTGGTGATGGTGGTACTGGAAAAACTACATTTGTGAAACGTCATCTGACTGGTGAATTTGAGAAGAAGTATGTAGCCACCTTGGGTGTTGAGGTCCATCCCCTTGTGTTCCATCCTAACAGAGGACCCATTAAATTCAACG GGGATACAGCTGGTCAGGAGAAATTTGGGGGACTGAGAGATGGCTATTACATCCAAGCCCAGTGTGCCATTATAATGTGTGATGTAACATCAAGAGTTACTTACAAGAACGTGCCTAACTGGCATAGAGATCTGGTTCAAGTATGTGAAAACATCCCCGTTGTGTTGTGTGGCAACAAAGTGGACATCAAGGACAGGAAAGTGAAGGCAAAATCCATCGTCTTCCACCGAAAGAAGAATCTTCAGTACTATGACATTTCTGCCAAAAGTAACTACAACTTTGAAAAGCCCTTCCTTTGCCTTGCTAGAAAACTAATTGGAGATCCTAACTTGGAGTTTGTTGCCATGCCTGCTCTTGCCCCACCAGAGGTTGTCATGGACCCAGCTTTGGCAGCACAATATGAGCATGATTTAGAGGTTGCGCAGACAACTGCTCTCCCGGATGAGGATGACGACCTGTGA